One stretch of Rhodoferax lithotrophicus DNA includes these proteins:
- the hybE gene encoding [NiFe]-hydrogenase assembly chaperone HybE produces the protein MSVLAHSRILTLEQVFARIATTHMRNVPVQNLALRVQAVGFAPQADSTVLQGVLITPWFMNLVRLPLSATSMLAVGEKARHQVGTEHFEFIGAHEDGLGAFEACSLFSPMFEFTDQAAAVATATEVLKLLRASAPATANTSPTLPNRRGFLFGRGVAASAASS, from the coding sequence ATGAGTGTCCTGGCACACAGCCGCATCCTGACACTGGAGCAGGTGTTTGCACGTATTGCCACCACCCACATGCGCAACGTGCCGGTGCAAAACCTGGCCTTGCGCGTGCAGGCGGTCGGCTTTGCACCACAGGCCGACAGCACGGTGCTGCAGGGTGTGCTGATCACCCCCTGGTTCATGAACCTGGTGCGCTTGCCCTTGAGCGCGACATCCATGCTGGCGGTGGGAGAAAAAGCCAGGCACCAGGTGGGTACGGAGCACTTTGAGTTCATTGGTGCGCATGAAGACGGGCTGGGCGCTTTTGAGGCCTGTTCGCTGTTCTCCCCCATGTTTGAATTTACCGACCAGGCCGCCGCCGTGGCCACCGCCACGGAGGTGCTCAAGTTATTGCGGGCATCGGCCCCTGCCACGGCCAACACCTCACCCACCTTGCCCAACCGGCGCGGATTTTTGTTCGGGCGTGGTGTGGCGGCTTCGGCTGCATCTTCATGA
- a CDS encoding rubredoxin: protein MSGVDGQQFEGSYLGDRSRLPAHAKLECKICWWVYDPAEGDPQWQIAPGTSFADLPAHWRCPQCDGAAEQFLVLA from the coding sequence ATGAGTGGCGTGGATGGACAACAATTTGAAGGCAGCTACCTGGGCGACCGCTCCCGCTTGCCTGCACACGCCAAGCTGGAATGCAAGATCTGCTGGTGGGTCTACGACCCGGCCGAGGGCGACCCGCAGTGGCAGATAGCACCCGGCACGTCTTTTGCCGATTTACCTGCGCACTGGCGCTGCCCACAATGTGACGGCGCAGCCGAGCAGTTTCTGGTGCTGGCATGA
- a CDS encoding hydrogenase expression/formation protein, producing the protein MYDIKPFPIPVVADLGPGTHSEDESLDYLSMPHDMETYHTPVLPEPEEIARHAGAVQLLHEVLGALRLVAEGGAPQHEVGRVMLSGLSVADIALINQVLGEGDVSAQVLAEDGTPVLQIQESVFAGVWRVIELQPNGQVIDWIEVGAVPEVLRKTANMDSHQARPAELSVPPQVMNAPSVLVELEDKSHTWQPGQMAHVVNLSLLPLTPMDIAYLDHQLGTGRVLILSRGYGNCRITNCCVPSTWRVVYYNSQDTVILNSAEVTDMPEVACAAPEDLVDSVDRLHEVLQWVNQA; encoded by the coding sequence ATGTACGACATCAAACCTTTCCCGATTCCTGTGGTGGCCGATCTTGGCCCGGGCACCCATTCTGAAGATGAATCGCTGGACTACCTTTCCATGCCTCATGACATGGAGACTTACCACACACCCGTGCTGCCAGAACCGGAAGAAATTGCCCGGCATGCGGGGGCGGTTCAGCTTCTGCATGAGGTACTGGGGGCCCTGCGTCTGGTGGCTGAAGGCGGCGCGCCCCAACACGAGGTTGGCCGCGTCATGTTGTCCGGCCTGTCGGTGGCAGACATTGCACTGATCAACCAGGTGCTGGGCGAGGGTGATGTGAGCGCCCAGGTTCTGGCCGAAGACGGCACCCCTGTGCTGCAAATCCAGGAGTCTGTTTTTGCCGGTGTGTGGCGTGTGATTGAACTGCAGCCCAACGGCCAGGTGATCGACTGGATCGAGGTGGGTGCTGTGCCCGAGGTTTTGCGGAAAACCGCCAACATGGATAGCCACCAAGCGCGGCCGGCAGAGCTTTCCGTACCACCCCAAGTGATGAACGCCCCCAGCGTACTGGTGGAGCTGGAGGACAAGAGCCATACATGGCAGCCAGGGCAGATGGCGCACGTGGTTAATCTGAGCCTGCTTCCTCTGACCCCCATGGATATTGCTTATCTTGACCATCAACTGGGCACGGGCCGGGTGCTTATTCTTTCGCGTGGCTACGGCAACTGCCGCATCACCAATTGCTGCGTTCCCTCTACCTGGCGGGTGGTTTACTACAACTCACAAGACACCGTGATCCTGAATTCAGCGGAGGTGACCGATATGCCTGAAGTGGCCTGCGCCGCCCCCGAGGACCTGGTGGATTCTGTGGACCGGCTGCATGAAGTCTTGCAATGGGTGAATCAGGCGTAG
- a CDS encoding hydrogenase, with amino-acid sequence MTDTNIEAPPLLAQLVSKHQAPWIDFDNIDAWLTSQQGDHVLLFAGDPVRFPEAVDVAVVLPELQKVSASVGRPFGMAVAVPETAEALAKKYGSQRWPTLMFFRSGHYVTTLSGMHDWSDYLTLLAQALAAPTSRAPTIGIPVVGIQAQGASCH; translated from the coding sequence ATGACGGATACCAACATTGAAGCCCCGCCACTGCTGGCACAACTGGTCAGCAAACACCAGGCCCCCTGGATCGACTTTGACAACATTGATGCCTGGCTGACTTCGCAGCAAGGCGACCATGTGTTGCTCTTTGCCGGTGACCCGGTGCGCTTCCCGGAAGCGGTGGACGTAGCGGTGGTGCTGCCCGAGCTGCAAAAAGTCAGCGCGTCGGTTGGGCGGCCTTTCGGCATGGCCGTGGCCGTGCCAGAAACGGCGGAAGCGCTGGCAAAAAAATATGGTTCCCAGCGCTGGCCGACCCTGATGTTTTTCAGGAGCGGCCATTACGTGACCACACTTTCAGGCATGCATGACTGGAGCGACTATCTGACCCTGCTGGCCCAGGCATTGGCCGCACCCACCAGCCGTGCGCCCACCATTGGTATTCCGGTGGTCGGCATTCAGGCGCAGGGCGCAAGCTGCCACTGA
- a CDS encoding HypC/HybG/HupF family hydrogenase formation chaperone, translating to MCIGIPMRVVTVEPGFAQVIGRGETRRVRTSLVDDCQPGQWLLVFLDDARELITHERAAEVNTTLDLLASAIGQSAPSVFHDDPGFVLPSAMDVQALQQMTQSQPIPHTWRPT from the coding sequence ATGTGTATCGGTATTCCCATGCGGGTCGTCACGGTGGAGCCCGGTTTTGCCCAGGTGATCGGGCGCGGTGAAACCCGGCGTGTCAGAACCAGCCTGGTTGACGACTGCCAGCCCGGCCAATGGCTACTGGTATTTCTGGACGATGCCCGGGAGTTGATCACACATGAACGCGCGGCCGAGGTGAATACCACCCTGGATTTGCTGGCGTCGGCTATTGGTCAGAGTGCCCCCTCAGTTTTTCACGACGATCCTGGCTTTGTGCTGCCATCCGCTATGGATGTTCAGGCCCTACAGCAGATGACCCAAAGCCAGCCTATCCCCCACACCTGGAGACCCACATGA